The Impatiens glandulifera chromosome 3, dImpGla2.1, whole genome shotgun sequence genome contains a region encoding:
- the LOC124932508 gene encoding protein TRI1-like, translating into MASFYTRVFGAGRTVLMAAAESAAAAKIPTSGAAAAVERRPLGIMKPMQVSPALNDFLGVPEAARSDVMKKVWDYIKLHNLQNPSNRREILCDDKLKTIFDGKEKVGMLEIAKLLSPHFIKQ; encoded by the exons ATGGCGTCATTCTACACCAGAGTGTTTGGGGCTGGCCGCACAGTGCTGATGGCAGCCGCAGAGAGCGCCGCGGCCGCAAAGATCCCTACTTCGGGCGCCGCGGCTGCGGTGGAACGCCGTCCTTTGGGTATAATGAAGCCGATGCAAGTCTCTCCTGCGCTCAACGATTTCCTTGGCGTTCCAGAAGCGGCGCGTTCTGATGTTATGAAGAAGGTCTGGGACTACATCAAGCTGCACAATCTCCAG AACCCTAGTAACAGGAGGGAGATACTCTGCGACGATAAGCTAAAGACAATTTTCGATGGAAAGGAGAAAGTTGGGATGCTAGAAATTGCAAAACTGTTGTCTCCACacttcatcaaacaataa
- the LOC124928854 gene encoding probable leucine-rich repeat receptor-like protein kinase At5g49770 produces MRFNVFSEREFWAIVAVVVVCLLTLLLRWWKTELARKHEVDLSSKKPSVKEILAAPEQNSPVLRGKCCLDVVMTRTFGVEEVRAATKNYRIRIGVGATSYVYLAELEGGRLAAVKRVMEEKGGSKKVFLDEVSVLLRISHPNLVAMLGFCFDKGEQLLVLEYMPNKSLFDRMHTKYGQSRGVLSWSNRMTIALDVARALDYLHSVADPPVIHRDVKSSNVLLVDDSRAKLADFGLCKLGHDPQTAQTPTIIKGSFGYLDNNYLNTGRVSPKSDVYSFGVLLLELITGLRSTQGSTTLAEWTQERRIRSDDPEILAGLLDPKLKGDANLEQLKVLIDIVNLALIDISGARPDMSYITSRISNCLESSNHFEINQDLSVSS; encoded by the exons ATGCGGTTCAATGTGTTCTCCGAAAGAGAATTTTGGGCCATTGTTGCTGTAGTTGTAGTTTGCCTTCTCACCCTTCTCTTAAGATGGTGGAAGACCGAATTGGCTAGAAAACATGAAGTGGATTTGTCTTCTAAGAAACCGTCTGTGAAAGAAATATTAGCTGCTCCCGAGCAGAATAGTCCTGTTTTGAGGGGGAAATGTTGCTTGGACGTTGTTATGACGAGGACTTTTGGGGTGGAGGAGGTGAGGGCGGCCACAAAGAACTATCGAATTCGGATTGGTGTGGGGGCGACATCATACGTGTACCTGGCGGAGCTTGAGGGCGGTAGGCTGGCGGCGGTTAAGCGGGTGATGGAGGAGAAAGGTGGGAGTAAGAAGGTGTTCTTGGATGAGGTATCGGTCTTGCTCAGGATTTCTCATCCCAATTTGGTGGCCATGTTGGGTTTCTGCTTTGACAAAGGAGAGCAATTGTTGGTGTTGGAATATATGCCCAACAAGAGCCTGTTTGATCGGATGCACACCAAATACGGTCAGTCTAGGGGAGTGTTGTCGTGGTCCAACCGCATGACCATCGCTCTAGACGTTGCTCGAGCCCTCGATTACCTCCACTCTGTCGCGGATCCCCCGGTTATCCACCGCGATGTTAAGTCCTCCAACGTGCTGCTTGTGGATGATTCTCGAGCCAAACTCGCAGACTTCGGTTTGTGTAAACTTGGCCACGACCCCCAAACCGCTCAAACACCTACCATCATCAAGGGCTCCTTCGGTTACCTTGATAACAACTATCTCAATACTGGACGAGTATCTCCTAAGAGCGATGTTTATAGTTTTGGAGTTCTCCTTCTCGAATTAATCACAG GGCTCAGGTCAACTCAAGGATCGACGACACTAGCCGAGTGGACGCAGGAGCGGAGGATAAGGAGCGATGACCCGGAGATTTTGGCGGGGCTGTTGGACCCAAAACTGAAGGGGGATGCAAATTTGGAACAATTGAAGGTATTAATAGACATTGTAAACTTGGCTCTTATTGACATTTCTGGAGCAAGGCCGGATATGAGTTATATTACAAGTAGAATCTCAAATTGTTTGGAATCATCCAACCATTTTGAGATTAATCAAGACTTGTCTGTCTCTAGTTAG